The following are from one region of the Stanieria sp. NIES-3757 genome:
- a CDS encoding response regulator receiver protein → MTSNLANTFQILKKASERQWSGCLVVSQPKDRSINWQLYLDNGELQYATSTTGQSERLSYLWQQFQPNLNPPELTSKDLEYQQLCNYFVEHNLPQSELKQLLLNCSQEALVQVLSFKQAEVEVINNQLISEAITNFSWLDLATKAKQVILGWQEVFDYCDSPFNRLYLNGKNTFNFYKIWKKNAENSEQNYLIKIVKLSTIVDLLLQKNSLYQLSVKLKIEPLHLIQLLQPFIKEKLIEILPWQEIATKTVEKEQFFAPNTNNASQLNNVKIEHQINQQKPLEVTISQRPLIACIDDSNTVQKQVKMILESVGYEVIGITESANALRGLSRQQPVLILMDINMPDINGYDLCSMLRRSQKFEDIPIIMLTGRDGIIDRMRAKFVGATNYLTKPFQPDQLIALVQELSLPVTSV, encoded by the coding sequence ATGACTTCTAATCTTGCGAATACTTTTCAGATCTTAAAAAAAGCTTCTGAAAGACAATGGTCTGGTTGTCTAGTAGTTTCTCAACCCAAAGACCGTTCGATTAACTGGCAGCTTTATTTAGATAACGGAGAATTACAATATGCTACAAGTACAACTGGACAATCGGAAAGATTAAGTTATTTATGGCAGCAATTTCAACCCAACTTAAATCCTCCAGAATTAACCAGTAAAGATTTAGAATATCAACAATTATGCAATTATTTTGTTGAACATAATTTACCTCAATCAGAATTAAAACAATTATTACTAAACTGTAGTCAAGAAGCTTTAGTTCAAGTTTTAAGTTTTAAACAAGCAGAAGTTGAAGTTATCAATAATCAATTAATTAGTGAGGCTATTACTAATTTTTCTTGGTTAGATTTAGCAACCAAAGCCAAACAAGTTATTTTAGGATGGCAAGAGGTATTTGATTATTGTGATTCACCCTTTAATCGGCTCTATTTAAATGGCAAAAATACGTTTAATTTTTATAAAATTTGGAAAAAAAATGCCGAAAATAGTGAACAAAATTATTTGATTAAAATTGTAAAGTTATCTACAATTGTTGATTTGTTACTACAGAAAAATTCTCTTTACCAATTATCTGTCAAACTTAAAATAGAACCATTACATTTAATTCAACTTTTACAACCATTCATTAAAGAGAAACTAATCGAAATTTTACCCTGGCAAGAGATAGCAACTAAAACAGTAGAAAAAGAACAATTTTTCGCTCCCAATACCAATAATGCTTCTCAGTTAAATAATGTAAAAATTGAACATCAAATAAATCAACAAAAACCATTAGAGGTTACTATTTCTCAGCGTCCCCTAATTGCTTGTATTGATGATAGTAATACCGTACAAAAACAAGTAAAAATGATTCTTGAGTCGGTAGGTTATGAAGTGATTGGAATTACGGAATCTGCTAATGCTCTTAGAGGTTTATCTCGTCAACAACCTGTCTTGATTTTAATGGATATTAATATGCCAGATATTAATGGCTATGATTTGTGCAGTATGTTACGCCGTTCTCAGAAGTTTGAGGATATTCCTATCATTATGTTAACAGGAAGAGATGGGATTATCGATCGCATGAGAGCGAAATTCGTTGGTGCAACAAATTATTTGACTAAACCTTTCCAACCAGATCAATTAATAGCACTAGTTCAAGAACTGTCATTACCAGTGACTTCGGTTTAA
- the cobB gene encoding cobyrinic acid a,c-diamide synthase yields the protein MTVLIAGDRSGVGKTTITLAILAYLSEQGKKIQAFKVGPDYIDPMFHQAVTDKPSRNLDPILTSETYVQSCFTRHCQDADYVVVEGVMGLFDGITFREVPRKISTEGRLVLNDYGSTAHIARLLDLPILLVLDCSRLSTSIAAIVHGYRTLDPKLKIAGVILNRVASDRHLELLEQALTAIAMPILGVLRRQDQITIPDRHLGLIPTEELQQFKIICQKLVDLAKNSFKWKYLLPLLSPSPCLPVSSSPPSLYPEIRIAVARDRAFNFYYQDNFDILTQFGAELVFWSPLEDEQLPKDIQGFYFGGGFPEIFAEQLAANQFILTQVYQAIKSGLPTYAECGGLMYLCQQLIDFAGKSWQMVGIIPSNTLMSARLTLGYRQATAKQNSFLIAKNQTIRGHEFHRSQITSSSLEPLWQIQGYHSQPQIIMEGWNIFQLHASYLHLHFGENQFLAQNFIQCCSNQKN from the coding sequence ATGACTGTACTGATAGCTGGCGATCGCTCTGGAGTGGGAAAAACAACAATTACTTTGGCTATACTTGCCTATTTATCCGAACAAGGCAAAAAAATTCAAGCTTTTAAAGTCGGACCTGACTATATAGATCCCATGTTTCATCAAGCAGTTACAGATAAACCTTCGCGCAATCTCGATCCGATTTTAACTTCAGAAACCTATGTTCAATCTTGTTTTACTCGTCACTGCCAGGATGCAGATTATGTCGTAGTTGAAGGAGTGATGGGTTTATTTGATGGTATTACCTTTAGAGAAGTTCCCAGGAAAATCTCCACCGAGGGGAGATTGGTTCTTAATGATTATGGTAGTACTGCACATATCGCCAGATTGTTAGACTTACCTATACTATTAGTGTTAGATTGTTCGCGTTTATCAACTTCGATCGCAGCAATAGTTCATGGTTATCGCACTCTCGATCCGAAACTTAAAATAGCGGGAGTAATTTTAAATCGAGTTGCAAGCGATCGCCATTTAGAATTATTAGAACAAGCTTTAACGGCAATTGCCATGCCAATTTTAGGAGTTTTGAGGAGACAAGACCAAATTACTATTCCTGACCGACATTTAGGTTTAATTCCCACTGAAGAACTTCAACAATTCAAGATAATTTGTCAGAAATTAGTCGACCTTGCTAAAAACAGCTTTAAATGGAAATACTTATTACCGTTACTCTCCCCCTCTCCCTGTCTCCCCGTCTCCTCCTCTCCCCCTTCCCTCTATCCTGAAATCAGAATTGCCGTAGCACGCGATCGCGCTTTTAACTTCTATTACCAAGACAATTTCGATATTTTGACTCAATTTGGTGCAGAGTTAGTTTTTTGGAGTCCTCTAGAAGATGAACAATTACCAAAAGATATTCAAGGTTTTTATTTTGGTGGTGGTTTTCCTGAAATTTTTGCCGAACAATTAGCAGCTAATCAATTCATTCTTACTCAAGTCTATCAAGCAATTAAATCTGGTCTGCCTACCTATGCCGAATGTGGTGGTTTGATGTATTTGTGTCAGCAATTGATTGATTTTGCAGGAAAATCTTGGCAAATGGTCGGGATAATTCCTTCTAATACACTGATGAGCGCTCGCCTTACTCTAGGATATCGTCAAGCCACAGCCAAACAAAATAGTTTTTTGATCGCTAAAAACCAAACTATTCGAGGACATGAATTTCATCGTTCTCAAATTACTTCCTCTTCTCTTGAACCCCTTTGGCAAATTCAAGGCTATCATTCTCAACCTCAAATAATAATGGAAGGCTGGAACATCTTTCAACTTCACGCTTCCTATCTTCATCTCCATTTCGGTGAAAATCAATTTCTGGCACAAAATTTTATTCAGTGTTGCTCAAATCAAAAGAATTAG
- a CDS encoding TPR repeat protein: MEQSLLQQGKEKARQQDYQGAIADFDEVIRLNPYLAEAYFRRGLAYDCLANFHQAVFDYTEAISRGYRLADVYYARALVRFQLQNFIGAKEDVEAAILANRKYASAYFLKGKIEQKMAMKELAITSFKQAANLYLEAKDTNNCRICLDKIKQLQSSAIEVASPQSSSSSVLPSQEEMFTQILQKAEGNPMNAIEDLNWVIKADAQDARAYCCRGIIKSKIGDRQGAIADLNQALQIDPQQLIACRHRGQLRYQLGDIVGALADFEQALTINPQDEVSYIGRGNVRSAMGNYEGAIEDFAQAIAINPDNPHVYVSRAQAYAHQEEIAKAIADWQTAASKFVLKADWQNYQKTLASLQKFNSASSQPQRANSRNFAFLETFAPELLNLATLAEQYYLSDPVTCVITIKQFGELLAQSVVNKVQLYSLASESQSELLSRLVYSGVLSQNIYHLFNEIERMGQQATYHHLGDRFSALKQLQAAREISVWFYRNFGGDPHFQPEPFIPPDRF; the protein is encoded by the coding sequence GTGGAACAATCTTTACTTCAACAAGGAAAAGAAAAAGCTCGTCAACAAGACTATCAAGGTGCGATCGCAGATTTTGATGAAGTGATTCGACTTAATCCCTATTTAGCAGAGGCTTATTTTCGTCGAGGATTGGCTTATGATTGTCTAGCTAATTTCCATCAGGCGGTTTTTGATTATACTGAGGCTATTTCACGGGGTTATCGACTGGCGGATGTTTACTATGCTCGTGCTTTAGTTCGTTTTCAGTTACAGAATTTTATAGGAGCAAAAGAAGACGTTGAAGCTGCAATTTTAGCTAATCGTAAGTATGCTTCTGCTTATTTCCTTAAAGGCAAGATTGAGCAGAAAATGGCAATGAAAGAATTAGCAATTACTAGTTTTAAACAAGCTGCTAATTTATATTTGGAAGCCAAAGATACTAATAATTGTCGAATTTGTTTGGATAAAATTAAGCAATTACAATCTTCTGCCATCGAAGTTGCTTCACCTCAATCTTCATCTTCTAGTGTTTTACCTTCTCAAGAAGAAATGTTTACTCAGATTTTGCAAAAAGCAGAAGGAAATCCGATGAATGCGATTGAAGATTTAAATTGGGTGATTAAAGCAGATGCTCAAGATGCTAGAGCTTATTGTTGTCGAGGCATTATCAAAAGTAAAATTGGTGACCGCCAAGGAGCGATCGCCGATCTTAATCAAGCTTTACAAATCGATCCTCAACAACTAATTGCCTGTCGTCATCGTGGACAACTACGGTATCAATTAGGAGATATTGTTGGTGCGTTAGCTGATTTTGAGCAAGCTTTAACTATCAATCCCCAAGATGAAGTCAGTTATATCGGACGAGGTAATGTCCGCAGTGCCATGGGTAATTATGAAGGTGCGATTGAAGATTTTGCTCAAGCGATCGCAATTAACCCAGATAATCCTCACGTCTATGTCAGTCGCGCTCAAGCTTATGCTCATCAAGAAGAAATAGCCAAAGCGATCGCTGATTGGCAAACCGCAGCTAGTAAATTTGTCTTGAAAGCAGATTGGCAAAATTATCAAAAGACATTGGCTAGTTTGCAAAAATTCAACTCAGCTAGTTCTCAACCTCAGCGAGCAAATTCGCGCAATTTTGCTTTTTTAGAAACTTTTGCACCAGAATTACTGAATTTAGCGACTTTAGCCGAACAATACTATCTCAGCGATCCAGTTACTTGTGTAATTACCATCAAACAATTTGGAGAATTACTCGCTCAATCTGTAGTTAATAAAGTTCAACTGTATTCTCTGGCTAGTGAGTCTCAATCAGAATTGCTTAGTCGTCTTGTCTATTCAGGTGTTCTCTCTCAAAACATCTACCATCTTTTTAACGAAATCGAACGCATGGGACAACAAGCAACCTATCATCATCTTGGAGATCGCTTCAGTGCTTTAAAACAACTCCAAGCTGCCCGCGAAATAAGTGTTTGGTTTTATCGTAATTTTGGTGGTGATCCGCATTTTCAACCAGAACCTTTTATTCCTCCAGATCGTTTCTGA